One region of Metallosphaera sedula DSM 5348 genomic DNA includes:
- a CDS encoding alpha/beta fold hydrolase: MPVLELADVDLHYEVNGIGKPLVMIHHLAGATQSWELVVNDLASKFWVITYDLRGHGKSSVPPSRYTISDHAQDLKALLEYLGVKDPIVVGHSIGSLIAIEYALKNPVSKLVLMGALYRAPDPIPYMRYMDIATRFGMEALAFYRRLNGEIPTKITQSFWLWSKFLQLYRNTSVVGYINTVRGLLEAPNYESEIGKLEGLTLIYGSEDRLKANMEVFRKAKANYFEIPETGHFPNLETPGELLRILNSI, translated from the coding sequence ATGCCAGTCCTGGAGTTAGCCGATGTGGATCTTCATTATGAGGTAAATGGTATTGGGAAACCATTGGTAATGATACACCATTTAGCTGGAGCTACTCAAAGCTGGGAGCTTGTGGTTAACGATCTAGCTTCAAAGTTCTGGGTCATAACGTATGACTTGAGGGGACATGGGAAAAGCTCAGTCCCTCCCTCAAGATACACAATTTCAGATCATGCTCAAGACTTGAAAGCCCTGTTGGAATATCTAGGTGTGAAGGATCCAATTGTGGTGGGACACTCCATAGGTTCACTCATTGCGATAGAGTATGCCCTAAAGAACCCAGTAAGCAAACTGGTACTCATGGGGGCACTGTATAGGGCACCAGATCCCATACCCTACATGAGGTATATGGACATTGCCACTAGATTCGGAATGGAGGCCTTGGCGTTCTATAGGAGGCTTAATGGGGAGATTCCTACCAAGATAACGCAGTCCTTCTGGTTATGGTCTAAATTCCTTCAGCTCTACAGGAACACGTCGGTTGTGGGCTACATTAACACGGTAAGGGGACTTTTGGAGGCCCCGAACTACGAGTCCGAGATAGGCAAGCTTGAAGGCCTCACCCTAATCTACGGGAGCGAGGACAGACTTAAGGCAAACATGGAAGTCTTTAGGAAGGCCAAGGCTAATTACTTTGAGATTCCTGAGACCGGTCATTTTCCAAACTTGGAGACTCCTGGAGAACTGCTAAGGATTCTGAACTCTATCTAG
- a CDS encoding nicotinamide mononucleotide deamidase-related protein — translation MLYTAEILTIGNELLTGRTVNTNASYIASRLTLMGFSVRRITAIRDELEEIASVIKEILGRSPAIVVVSGGLGPTYDDMTAEGIAKGLDRKLVMNEDALRELREKYQTRGLPLTQERLKMALLPEGAKPIRNEAGIAPGFTLNVNGTDIVATPGVPREMESVLESFLNHMLTRRPPVYYYEESFLVRGVMESTLAPHIKGIVKETGVYIKTHPKGHETSEPYLEVQIAYSGENPDRVKEIVRSVKERVKAVVRELGGTLDRVQNP, via the coding sequence ATGCTATATACGGCAGAGATATTAACTATAGGAAATGAGCTACTGACTGGCAGAACTGTAAATACCAATGCCTCTTACATAGCTTCAAGGCTAACACTCATGGGTTTCTCCGTTAGAAGGATCACTGCGATTAGGGATGAGCTAGAAGAAATAGCTAGTGTGATAAAGGAAATCCTGGGGAGGAGTCCTGCCATTGTGGTAGTCAGTGGGGGATTAGGACCCACATACGATGATATGACAGCGGAAGGTATTGCCAAAGGTCTAGACCGGAAACTAGTTATGAATGAGGATGCCCTAAGGGAACTAAGGGAGAAGTACCAAACCAGGGGCCTACCCTTGACCCAGGAGAGGCTAAAGATGGCCCTACTGCCTGAAGGGGCAAAACCCATAAGGAACGAGGCTGGGATTGCACCGGGCTTCACGCTCAACGTTAACGGGACCGACATTGTGGCCACTCCAGGCGTGCCAAGGGAAATGGAGAGCGTCCTGGAGAGCTTCCTAAACCACATGCTAACTAGACGTCCTCCTGTATACTATTACGAAGAGAGTTTCCTGGTAAGGGGAGTTATGGAGTCCACTCTGGCTCCCCACATAAAGGGGATAGTTAAGGAAACCGGAGTCTACATAAAGACCCATCCAAAGGGGCACGAAACTAGCGAACCCTATCTGGAAGTTCAAATAGCGTATAGCGGTGAGAATCCTGATAGAGTGAAGGAGATTGTGAGGAGTGTGAAAGAAAGGGTAAAGGCCGTAGTCAGGGAATTGGGTGGGACGCTAGATAGAGTTCAGAATCCTTAG
- the pheT gene encoding phenylalanine--tRNA ligase subunit beta, translating into MPTINLNKWILQDMTGLNEQELVDYLFKLKSEVSPVSQDEYSIEVNADRLDMLSLGGIVRALKGITGKELGEPSYPVKDTDYVLEVEKVASRPYALACVIYNVKLSPDFYLKELIQFQEKLHDTIGRRRKKVAIGIHDLEKVEGKIIRYAPVSLSTTFIPLNQEREMSVRDVLQETPQGKQYGNISVWDSNSPAIMDERGILSVPPVINSDRTKITGNTKSLLIDVTGTNFESVMETMDLLATALAELGGIIGRVKVRGMSVDRSPVLRHTSVPFSLDDVNKRLGIHVSRDEAINLIRMMRMEVETNKDLAVIVPPYRVDIMNYTDVAEDIAMAYGYDRFTLESGRTASRGSLSEKSEIYRKLRTLLVGAGFQEVYTLVLTKSSYQRGEAVNIANPISVEYDSVRNSLLWNSLVFLSNNQHSRFPVRIFEIGDVVNRDDSKDTKYSNSTRLSMAIMDSRVSYEMLQAPLHEVLLNLLGVAPSYRRFESDIFMKGRSAEVVVKGETIGRLGEANPELLRSFGLLYPVLLAELDLDALRRVM; encoded by the coding sequence ATGCCAACCATCAACCTGAACAAGTGGATACTGCAGGATATGACGGGGTTGAACGAGCAGGAATTAGTGGATTATCTGTTCAAGTTGAAATCAGAAGTCTCACCAGTAAGTCAGGACGAGTATTCCATAGAGGTAAACGCTGATAGGTTGGACATGCTGAGCCTCGGCGGGATTGTGAGGGCGTTAAAGGGAATAACGGGCAAGGAACTAGGGGAGCCCAGTTACCCCGTTAAGGACACGGATTACGTTCTTGAGGTCGAAAAGGTAGCCTCTAGACCATACGCTCTTGCGTGCGTCATTTACAATGTGAAGCTTAGTCCAGATTTCTACTTAAAGGAGCTAATCCAGTTTCAGGAAAAACTCCATGATACCATAGGAAGGAGAAGGAAGAAGGTAGCCATTGGAATACACGATCTTGAGAAGGTAGAGGGGAAAATAATTAGATATGCCCCAGTTTCCCTCTCTACCACTTTCATTCCACTAAACCAGGAAAGGGAAATGAGCGTAAGGGATGTCCTGCAAGAGACACCGCAGGGGAAACAGTACGGAAACATATCCGTCTGGGACAGCAACTCCCCTGCAATAATGGATGAGAGGGGGATCCTGAGCGTACCTCCGGTTATTAACTCGGACAGGACGAAGATCACTGGTAATACCAAGTCGCTCCTCATTGACGTTACGGGAACGAACTTTGAGTCCGTTATGGAGACAATGGACCTCTTGGCCACGGCTCTAGCTGAACTGGGAGGGATAATTGGGAGAGTAAAGGTAAGGGGGATGAGCGTCGATAGGTCACCTGTGTTGAGGCATACCTCAGTTCCATTTAGTTTGGATGACGTGAATAAGAGACTAGGAATTCACGTATCTAGGGATGAGGCCATCAACTTGATCAGAATGATGAGAATGGAGGTGGAGACTAACAAGGATCTCGCGGTTATAGTTCCACCATACAGGGTCGATATAATGAACTACACAGATGTGGCAGAGGATATCGCAATGGCTTACGGGTACGATCGCTTTACGCTGGAGTCGGGAAGAACCGCGAGTAGGGGGTCCCTTTCGGAAAAGTCTGAAATTTACAGAAAGTTAAGAACCCTACTTGTAGGGGCAGGGTTTCAAGAAGTATATACGCTTGTCTTAACAAAGTCCAGTTACCAGAGGGGGGAGGCGGTAAACATAGCTAATCCGATCTCCGTGGAATACGATTCCGTTCGCAACTCGTTGCTGTGGAATAGCCTTGTGTTCCTATCAAATAATCAGCACTCTAGGTTTCCTGTGAGGATATTTGAGATAGGTGACGTGGTTAACAGGGATGATAGTAAGGACACCAAATACTCTAACTCAACTAGGCTGTCCATGGCCATTATGGACAGCAGGGTGAGTTACGAGATGCTTCAGGCCCCACTGCACGAGGTATTGCTCAATCTCTTGGGAGTTGCTCCTTCCTACAGGAGGTTCGAGAGCGACATCTTCATGAAAGGAAGATCAGCTGAAGTGGTTGTCAAGGGCGAGACAATTGGCAGGTTGGGTGAGGCAAATCCAGAGTTATTAAGGAGTTTTGGTCTATTATACCCGGTGTTACTAGCAGAACTTGATCTGGATGCCTTGAGGAGGGTGATGTGA